In Zhaonella formicivorans, one DNA window encodes the following:
- a CDS encoding cell division protein ZapA: MQQEKDYKNRVSVNIYNSEYVVRANEPSDYIEMLAALVDRKMRQIGQRNPNMPVSKVAVLTALNLADELCKLQEDYDALVKLIEEAKRS; the protein is encoded by the coding sequence TTGCAACAGGAAAAAGACTACAAGAACAGGGTTTCAGTTAATATTTACAACTCGGAATACGTTGTCCGGGCAAACGAACCTTCTGATTACATTGAAATGCTTGCTGCGCTGGTAGACAGGAAAATGCGCCAGATCGGGCAAAGAAATCCAAACATGCCCGTTTCCAAAGTTGCAGTGCTGACTGCCTTGAATTTAGCCGATGAGCTTTGTAAATTACAAGAAGATTACGATGCGCTGGTAAAATTGATTGAAGAAGCAAAACGATCTTAA